The Poecilia reticulata strain Guanapo linkage group LG4, Guppy_female_1.0+MT, whole genome shotgun sequence genomic interval TTATCACCGACACATCTGGTGAGGCAGACGCTTAGATTGGGACACCAACCACAGCAGCATGTCTCCAGAGGGAAGCTTCAAATGtttgaatattatattatattaatgATGCTTCCTCATGAGAGCAGAGATGACCTTCGATTCCTCCACCACTACAGCCTGTCCGCGCCCTGCCCCCCCAACCGCTCCCTCTCAATCTTCGCTCAGCTGACATGCAAGGACCCAGTGAACAAGGCGTTTTTGTGCATCCCAAGGCCTCGTTGACATCAGCCAGAACAACAAAGGGAATTTTCTGTCCCAGCTGTGCAGCAGGAACACAGAACGACATGTGCAGAAAGAAACGTAGGTCTTCCGCGGAAAGGAACGTGTAATCAATTTGCATTGaattacagctggaaaacaaTGCTGAGTGGTTTCACCTGAAGTGCGCCCTCTAGTGTTCTACTCGGGTCAAAAGCGATTCAGTTTATCCTTACTACGACTAAAGCAACAAATTTCCTCCAAAGTTATTAATATCAGTCGGTTTTGTTTTCGGTTTTGGTGCAAACAAAACTGCGGAGaggggaaaatgtgaaaattttaaaagcTGGAAAGTCCTGGTCACATGAGTGCATCCTTTAAACTAACACGTCATTGAAGCACCTGTTGATTCACATTCAGCATATTGGCTCGGCAATATTTGTCAGCTCTAACTTCCACAAATGTGCTAATAATTGCCATTTTGGAATTTGGGTTGTTTCTTGCCAgtttatttcaggttttgtaTTGGGGCCAAAGAATCTCATCTGCAAGAGGgttatttcatttgattttaatcagtgGTCATTCTTTTTAATATGTTATAAGAAACAATAGGGATCAGAAcgaaaataaattgaaataaaacataaaaatgaattttgctTGCTGAcaaatttgagcattttttctctatttatttaaataatccatgaaaatgcaacaaatactAAGAAATCAAAATTTAGATTCCATGGTTTAAAGCAGGAGCATTTcacttatatttaaaaatatgtttttacatatttttttagagTAGCCACTATAGTGAGAGCATGGTATGagacataatctgtgaaaataaaatcgAGCTCCTCCTCTGCCATCtctccatttctttctttcttgatttCCTAGCATCTATgattagcatagccactgactACGgaggataaacggttttcccgGAGTAATGTATACAAGTTTGATTGGcagtgctaagacccgcctcctgcctctgattggttgtttttgaccggtAGTGGTGCAGCGCggtcttttcacagattatttgtcgcATTTTATATTGTCACgacaaagtgacagttttaatatatattttttttgtaaaacgtacatactgcagctttaggCACCACATGTTAGCAAAATAACAGAAGGAAGGGATGAAATTGGTAAAAATTAGCAACAGGTTGAGGTGACCGCCTGCTGTTTGGAATTGACCACACAAACtcaaaagttgtatttttaaagcagtcacatttatttgtctGTTCATACACATTTTGCTAAGCAGTTTGTTGTGCTTCAGCAGTAGATAAAGACTTTCTATGGGATGCCCACAATgcttactaaaaataaatacaagacaaAGTGTTCCACAactcaaaaatatacaaagGTCTGAAATCAATGTAAACTctgaaaacattattattttttttacattagagaCAATTAGATAACCTTTGTGATCGTTCTGAACAGTTCATGTATTTACAGTTTTGTACACataaaagaaagagaggaagaaagaaaaaaaacaaacacagtacTGTTTGTATAGGTTCATTTCatgtccaattttttttatgcatctaGTACCATAAGCTGtggctctgttttttttagtacTGTTTTGTGATTTCAAGAACATTTCAGTCAAGTAACAAGAGAAAAGCACAGTCCAATGCTCCAAACAGGTCCTGTAACATGTCCTGCAGCCTTTGGCAGAAGCATCTACACAACTCCACTCTTACATCACGACAAAATTATTCAGGAAGAGTTATTTATACAGCTGAGTGGAAGGGTTGATAAATAGCTCCAGGTACGGCACGCAGCCAGGGACAAATGAAACCTCACAAAAATCTCTCCGTCAGTGCAAAAAAGGGGGTGCGGGGATTAGGTGGAATGAAAGTTGAGAGGCTAATCTCACTGAGTTCCCTGTTACATGGCTGCGACATGTACGGAGTGTCATTAAGGCCAAAAATCTACCTGCACCGACACCTATTCTGTCGGTTGCATACTGGTTGGGCATAGCTTATAGCTCTTTGAATCATCTATTGTTTCTATTATAATATATCAAAATGCGATGCCTGAAAAtcagaaaactaaaatgtgtctttcaaaataaaagtaggtATCTGAATATGTTTCTTTGTTATTTCCAGCaattcattgttaaaatgtcacttttagtttgttaaaagaaaacaaacaaacaaaaaaaactaaacagggGCCATCCGATTAAACAATcggattaaaacaaataaatgtttaagttgttaacaacatagaaaatattttatggaGTCACCAAAGAACATTTGGCATACAACAGCAACAAATGCCCCAGAATCCAACAGATTCCTCCCATTCTTGATAACCCGGCCCCACATGTTACATCCTCTGGTTAGAAACCTGAAAAATCCTCCCCCGGGAAAACGTTTTGTCACGTATTGTTTCCTGTCGAGTAAAGTAAGGCATATTTGATCCTACTGAGCACTTTCCTATCGCCTCTTTCGACTATTCAAAAACATGCCACATCATCAGCCACAAACGACCACTGTTCTTTTAAACACATGACCTTCTCATTGTATCTTTCCACGCTGCGTTTCCACCGCCTCTGGCTTTTTGAGCACTTTTTCGTGTCCCATGATAACACCTGCGTCTTTCCTGTCTCCAGAGATGGTCGGCTTGGTGTTCGGTTTAGACCGTTCCACCGTCTGTCACTGGTAACTCTCTATGATGACTCTGAAATATTGTAACAAGTAGCTGCCTTTCGTTATATATGTCCTTGTTAGGAGTTGAAGTATTCCAACTGCTGTTGCTAACGATATGAGTGGAAAGACGGAGGGATAATTTCTCTGAAGCTAGTTGTGTCGTGTTGATTGGCGGGAAAGTTAAAGTGGCTTGAGGAAATGTACaagttttgtgtcttttcttgcATAGGTATTCACAGAAtacataaaaggtaaaaatatcTGCATCTCTAGGATATAAAATCAAGGTCAactattatgttttttgttctttttaaatctgacaaCAGAACAGATAAGACGAAGCGCATGTGCTGTCATGAGGCGTTGGGTTTACCTGTCTTCAAATAACCAAACAAAATATCTCTTTAAAACTAGAGATAATCGATAATCAAACATAAGCCCCGACACATCCCGCTGACAACAACTCTTcggtgtggaagttgttactgtCAGAAGTCTTAACAttgttaaaacacattattagGGAGATCAGATGAATCACTGAGATATGGGGAGCTATTTAATGTAGAATCAGGCTGAGACTTTCACTAAACGGGATCtaagttgctctgtttttagCTTTGAGTTTTTCACTTTTGCCAGTCATAGGACAAACTTTGAAATGTTGTCAGCTTTTTTCAGAAATCTATCAAGGGATACGCAGAGCTATGTCATGCTAGTTGTGCTAACTAATCTGTGTTGGCACGGTTTACAAAAATTGTAAACAATTTAAATCTATAATCTGAACTGCAAAGAGTTAAATTGGGCAGAATGAATATTTTGGTTTcggatgtttctttttttgttgtttttttcttttcttaataaaGGCATTTTGTAATAAcagggatttattttaaaaatagtttagtAAGTGTACATTTTGTggactgaaatataaaaagaaaaatgtttaaaaattcatCCATAAAAATTGCtagaaatctgatttttctttttactattaAAATGATTGAATCTGCTCCCCTGCCTTCtgcatatttgatatatttatgtattataTTTCATCGTGGTCCATCAGTTGTCTTTGTAAACGTATAGATCTATCCTTGCTGTGCTCCGTGTCCTACGTGGAGCGGTCATCGTGAGGACTTCCGTCCGAGTTCTCAGTCTCGCCCTCAGAGATGGCCTGCATCGGCGTGGAGTACAGCCTGCTGCGCACGCTGTAACGGCTGCTGCTGGCAGGCGGCGGGATCCTCGAGCGGCCCTGCCTGGAAGCGGCAGATGCGAGAAAGGGTCTCGGGGAGAAGCTCTCGACGTTGGCTTTGGGGTATGGGCTGGACAGCTGCTCTTGGTCCAACAGGAGTTGCTGCAGTGGGGAGGGGGCCTCCTCCGACTGTCTGGGTGACTCGGTCAGAAAGTCTCCAGGCGACTTCGGAGTGACGGGGCTCTTCAGGATCTCAGCAGCCGACATGCGGTAGCTGGAGTCCGACCGGCTCCCCTTTTtaagcagcagctgcttgaACTCCTCGTTGGAGGTGCTGGACTTCTTCGCGTTCCTGTAGATGGGCCCTGAGGCCCTGTGTGGGGCGGGTGGGGTCACAgcgggggaggaggagggagacgCTGCAGGGACCGGGGAGGAGACGCTGCTGCCAGGCGGCGGGGTGTTGCCTGACAAGGCGCTGAGGCGGGTCCTCGCTGCCAGCTCACTGGAGTCCTTCCTCCCCAACACTTTCCTTTTGGATCTACGAATGAAATTAATTGACATGAAGTCAAAGCTGKAAAGACGTGTTGGATGTTgttgtttacatctggaaatGTAATGCTGGAGGGGAAAAAGACTgttcttttacatgtcatccatagtCAGTCAGTTCTGTTACCAAACTGAAACCAGGAGATATAGATACTATCGATGTAGCGCAATGCGCCGCAACAAAGGAAAAATAGCACAGGAAAACTGTTGAAGAACTCAAAAGCACTTCTTTTTTCCTCACTCTCTATGTTGGCTATGCTACACTCAGACgcattgccatagcaactgacaacaccACTTATGTTTTAGGATTCAACACTAAAAGAcacgcaaacatttcccacataaagaacagaacattaaGTGATCGCTGTTGTAGAttagctacttttttttttcttttttccactgaACCAAAACAGACCAAACTCTGCACCATAATCTACATGTCAGGtggtcaaagtcaagctagcatagctgacgTACtcgcttttttcttttaattaaaacgtTTTGCTGACCTTGTTATCTACTTGTCATAGTGTTGACAAATCAAATGAATATGCTAACTTAAGTTTGGGAGCAGGGTACGGTTGCCACCCGTCACTTAAAATATGGAATCGTCtcgtatttggctgttaaatgttgcatcCTGATGGGACGCAAAAAGTGGGCATGCCGTGCACGCAACGCATAGGAGcgctgcaccagagggggcgaCAAAACCCAGTCTGGAgagggcggcgcgccgatgatgtgtTCGCATACTCTTCAGTgcccttacgctccttcacctcgcgcccATAatggggtaaatgtagcgagttttacctttcatgTACCTTCGTGTAGCGATCATATGTTGTGTACGCATCCACCTGAGAAATGGAGCGCGTGTGCTCCTTCACCTTAACGTACCTTCCTTTGGGTGGGGaagggggcgccgatttatatGTTTGCatcctgaataatatgtagttgcgaccctGCGTCCCGTATTCTATAAATGTCTGACAGACACGCCTATCACATACATATCAACACTAactgtaacaataatgaccaaaattaaacacaggaaatattaaggtcagctaaattctCGTGCCGGGAGCTAAAGGACCCCAGAACTCTACGGACCGACGCTGTTGTCACCTAGAGACGGACTCTACACAGCCCAGTGAGCTGCTATGACCCGTGTCTTTTTAAACCGTCCTCAACCCGATACTCCACCGCCCTTAGAAGTAAAACCTCTCGCAAAGATACAAACATGAGAAGGAAGACGCAAATCCCAGACTGAATTATGTCAGTGAGGATGAACACAGgcaatttaaacaaatgtgttcGTCCTGGCGTGGTGTGCTGCTGTATGATGAACagaatggatcaggagaggaactCCAGACCCATCAGAACCTAAAGAACCAGACATCTgtctcttcatccctcaatcatctcctgaggctgATATGGTACAGAACTTatttttgattgattaattaagtttcttattgtggTTTTAGTAGACTATTATGGTTTGattattaaataatcaattatttaatctatgcgccgatctatgttttcgcatccacctgaataatgtgtagttacGCCACTGAGCAGGGCCACGCCCAAAACCACACCTCCAATTTTACAAGCAGACTATTTATACTCTGCTCACCCATCCTTCTCAGTCTGTTACGTCAACTCCACCCTCCACCTCTTTTACCTCACCGCTCTCCCCCTTTTCCTTCCTTCATCCCATTACCTCTTCcccttttccttccttccatctcATAACCATGCTTTACTCCTTTTTGCTGCAGCTGCCATCTATGCAGGCTCGGAAAAATAAGCGGAACAAATTTCCCCAAAGACCAGACCCCCAAACTCATTCATCCCTACATCCTGTCTTCTTCACCCCTTCCTACAATGAATCTTTAAACCTTTGTGGCGTGGTCCTTGCTAGTGAATTAGCAGCAAAGCACCCTTTTTaccccctttttcttttatatatcacgcatatatttaagatttagtgCATTATGCTGACAACTAAAACTAATGGTAGTGATCATCACTACTGGAGAGCTGGTTCTTTTAATGCtctccagcagggggagctgaAGCTTCCGTGCGTGACATCCCTGGTTTTAAATGGAATCAGCGGAATATAGCGTTGATGATAGCAAAAACATGATGGAGGAGGGATCTAACCGGCGACCCACGGACTGCGGGTCTGACTCCTACCACCGTCGCCACAAACAGCTACTGGTTTGTCACTTTGTGTGAACCAGGACTGAGAGGGCTTCTGTCCAAACGCTCACCTGTGAATCATAGCGAACAGATCCTCAGTGGTGCGGGACTTGGTGGGTGACAGAAACACGCTGTCATCCTCTTTTTTTGACTCCTCGAGCTGTGACGACACAGAGCTATCACTTTCTGTATAGTctgtaaaaaaagagaaaaacttttaatacgGTGATTAGCAGATTATAACAAGTCCataatatgcaaaaatattaatattttttgtaattcctTTATTGCTATTGAGGTAAAATTGACTATCTACAGTATTAATAGGTTATGTTTAAACATAAACAGTATATGTAACGGTTTAAGTGTAcataattaagtaaaaaaatggctggcataataaaaaaaaacttggaaattaattttaataaaaaattttttttacagaaataaaaaaacggagaaattttgattttaatatatAGCCTCTAcgttacatgttttttttttttttttactattcttatgcttttatttttattaaaatgatccaTGTATCAATCTGGAATAGATCATAATAGTTTGTAGTGAACAAGGCCTGAAGAACCTGCCTTTGCTAAAGCAATCGTCTGCCTCCTCTGCGGATTCCTCTTTCCTGTCCTGTGAGGCACTTTCGGCTGAAACCCCTGATGAGTCGTTCTCCCCTTCACTGCTGATGGAGCTCTCCTGGGACGTCTCCAGAGGACTGTCAACGGCAGGCACTTTGTCCACATAGTTGGACCTCTTGGGTGAGCTGTGTAAAACCGGAGGGCAAGGACACATTTCCGCTTCGGGCAGTTCGGTCTGCTGCTGACCTGAAGCGTCTACGTGTGGGATAGACTCTCTGGAGCAGATGGATGTTACCGGTGACTCTGAGCGCTGCTCTGCTTCATGAACAGTCAATGTCTTGGGGATGTTAGAACCATCCAAACACGGTTCTGACTGCAGTCCGACAGCTGTCGCGCTCCCTGACAATACCTCTGTGCCCTGGCTATTTGCCATTGAAAGCCCTTCGTTTGAGGCATGGATTGAGTTGTTTGATGAAATATGATGATTATGGGAATTGTGCGGTGAAGGACTCTTGAGATCTCGCGATTGACAGCTGGTTGAGTTCTCAGATGGACACTGGAGTCTCAAGGCTGCTTTGCTCTCATGCAGGTCTTCAGGCTGCTTGCTGATGGACCGCAGCTGCACTTTTTGAAGAATTGAGGGTGTTATAGACAGAGAGTGGGCAGTGAAGGACTCCAAGTTCGGAGATGTGACAGCTTTGGCGGTTGGCACATCTTTTTGCTTGATCTGGAGAAGGTTTGGTAGTTGGTTCCCATAAGCCGAGCCTTTATTGCTTGGACTGTGAAGGGCACTTAAGTCGAGGTGAGAAGGAGGAATCATAGGCAGCTCCAGATCTTTCTTTGAGGTCGCTACGTCTCTGGAAGATCGTGCctgcagagacagagaggaaagagaCGACTTCCTCTCTGGGACTTTGGGCTTCCTCTTCCCAGTGGCTGGGGACAGAGGTCCTGGGAAGAAAGTGGAGGGAAATGAGGAGGTGGGGGTTTCAGACTGACTGGAGTAGCCGCTCGACGGACTCGCCAGTCCGGCCAGCTTCTCTGGAGACGTCAACTTGAACTCGCTCTCCACTGATGGAAGTGATGGGGTGGTGGCTCTTGAGCCAGACTGGGAAGTCTGGGACTCTGAGCTCTCCTGTGACTTGATGCATTCGATCACAGTCGTACCCGTGGCTGTACTGGAGTTTGATAGAGATCGGTAGGGATCACTGGACTTCAAATCATTTAGAAGCCAGAGATCTGCATAGTCTGACTGCACAATGCCATTGTCCTTAAATGAATGTGCGTCTTTGGAGCTTAAAATGCCTAAATCCGTCAGATCCGACGTGCCTTCCATCGCCCAGACCTCGAGGGGCTCTCGCCCTAGTGAGGAGTTCTCCAGGAGTCCTTGTGATCCGGACAGAGCCAGTTGCATTCTCCGCTCTTTAGAGGACAGAGATGCTGGATGTCTGTAAGTACCGATAATCTTTGGTTCTCTCTTTTCAGGGATGTGTCCCTCACTGCATATCTTCCTCAAGGAGGAACTCCTCTTTGGTGGGGAGGGCTTGGCCTTTGACTTTCTCAAGGAGAGGCAGCGTCTCCCCAGAGTCAGCTGGCCGCTCGCGTCCGACAAACCGCAATCAGAACTTGGGGTTGCATAGTTGTAGGTGAAGCTTTTGCTGCCTTTTAAACCACAGTCAAAGTGCATGGAGGTGTAGTACCCTTCGGTGTCCACAGAGTAGTAAGAGACGGTGTCTGCTTTCTCTGATGGCGGCTTGTCGGAGAAGCTGCTCTCGCAGGTAGCCATGCTGGTGAAGCTGGGGCAGCCCAGGCTGCTCTCGGCCTCCCTGCCTGGTTCAGGGCTGAACCCCTGAGAGGAAGACGGCTCCGCGTTGGGGAAATCCCACTCCCCCTCCACGGGCGTACTCACTCCCACCTCCTCTAATATATCCATAGCTGCTGAGGAGAAGGAGCCAGCTCGCTGGGTTCTGAGGCCCTGGTAGTTGTCCAGCAGGAAGCTGGTCTGGTCTTCGGCAGTGTGAGTGGCGGCATTGAGGGACAATTCAGAGTCGCAGTGCGAGGAGCCGGTGAGTGGAGGGGACGCTGCGGGGGGGATGGTTTCTGAGGTCTGGGAGGGGCAGGTGGAGCTGCTGCCACTCCAGTTCCCGCTGGAAGACTGGTGGTCGTCCTTATGGTCCATTTGGCTGCCCAGCACCCCTGCGGCTGAGACGGAGTGAACGGGGCTGCTGAAGGTGTCCGAGCTGGATGAGATCTCGCAGCTACCCATGTCGGCTTTCCTGGGCAGTTGAGCGCCGGTCCGCTCCATCCAGCTGCGCTCTGGACTCTCTGACAGCTGCGCAAACTTCAGCCCCACCAGCTGCCGCTCTGACACGGCCCGATCATCGGaactctcttcttcctccttcagGATTCTCTCTCTGCGCCCGGGAAGAAAACCCTCGGAGTCGAAGGGTGCCAGCTCCTCCTCATCGTCGCTGTCGTTGCGCTCATCATCCATCAGGatcatcatcatcctgctgCTGTCTCTGGGCAGACTCCGCGACCGCAAACGGGCCTCCACTGAACTGGAGAACATGGGGTCAGCGGTGTCGGGGAGGCAGGAGATGTTGCCTGCCGAATGGGAGAGCAGGAGCGACACGCCCTGACCTCTCTGGACCCTGAGCCTCCTCCGAGACGGCACTCCCGACGTCAAAAAGTCTTCGGTCTGGCAACCTGAGTCTCTGGTGGTCAGATGGCTGGTCAGCTCCTCAGTGGAAGGAGTTATATCGGCTGTGGTGTGAACAATGACAGTCCGCTCCCTGGAACCAGGGGAGTCATCAGAGTCTGGAAAAGAAAGGAGGATTGAAAGAGTTTTAGCTACAGATTCTTAAATCCAGACTTTATTTTCTATAATCTTTCAACACTGGGAAAACGCTAAATcttacagagtatttttttgtctagtttctagtgcaactATCGTACTACGTctaaaatgagtaaaaagtaactttgctctacaaactaaaaaaaaaaaaaaagtatgattttgtgtttttgccgtgAATTGTTGAGTTAaagtattgacttaaaaaatatgtctgttAAAGAATACAGTGTCTTCaagataattaataaaaaagatttttatgtaaTGGAGACGAACCCGTTATTCTGTAAAACTTTGATACATTTTacagggattttatgtgataaaccaagaCATAGTAGTTGATATTtgagaagtgaaagaaaatggatacaaaatttttactttgattttttcTCAGCAAAATTTGAAAAGAGTGGCATTcattcagccccctttacttttagtcaataatttaaataaatagataactttttttttatttacatgtcatTACTCACTGAATTTAACTGTATT includes:
- the nhsa gene encoding Nance-Horan syndrome protein isoform X1 — translated: MPFAKRAVKPQLLCRYRSPSEVVVEQQQQQEEGLLFEDLVSISNVALSRTLRQLSDLAKHACSIFQELENDLASTNQRVRGLQGKITQLQQCCSELDPKQEAVPVSDLDVESKLTAHFRAPWRLQRNVLHHSTRPACVEELHRQANHSLWSLNQDHQRRERRVTISALPPMPISPSPLIEPTQDGRGKSLTTFDSTRSSSPTECCSLSPWSRKAAPTDPDTDGVALGHRSKFPIPNIPSTLDKQTNWSRALPLPTPEERMKCNSQVIASCIIPINVTGVGFDRDASVRCSLVHSQSLLQRRRKLRRRRTVAGFPRQVQQDFDSDDSPGSRERTVIVHTTADITPSTEELTSHLTTRDSGCQTEDFLTSGVPSRRRLRVQRGQGVSLLLSHSAGNISCLPDTADPMFSSSVEARLRSRSLPRDSSRMMMILMDDERNDSDDEEELAPFDSEGFLPGRRERILKEEEESSDDRAVSERQLVGLKFAQLSESPERSWMERTGAQLPRKADMGSCEISSSSDTFSSPVHSVSAAGVLGSQMDHKDDHQSSSGNWSGSSSTCPSQTSETIPPAASPPLTGSSHCDSELSLNAATHTAEDQTSFLLDNYQGLRTQRAGSFSSAAMDILEEVGVSTPVEGEWDFPNAEPSSSQGFSPEPGREAESSLGCPSFTSMATCESSFSDKPPSEKADTVSYYSVDTEGYYTSMHFDCGLKGSKSFTYNYATPSSDCGLSDASGQLTLGRRCLSLRKSKAKPSPPKRSSSLRKICSEGHIPEKREPKIIGTYRHPASLSSKERRMQLALSGSQGLLENSSLGREPLEVWAMEGTSDLTDLGILSSKDAHSFKDNGIVQSDYADLWLLNDLKSSDPYRSLSNSSTATGTTVIECIKSQESSESQTSQSGSRATTPSLPSVESEFKLTSPEKLAGLASPSSGYSSQSETPTSSFPSTFFPGPLSPATGKRKPKVPERKSSLSSLSLQARSSRDVATSKKDLELPMIPPSHLDLSALHSPSNKGSAYGNQLPNLLQIKQKDVPTAKAVTSPNLESFTAHSLSITPSILQKVQLRSISKQPEDLHESKAALRLQCPSENSTSCQSRDLKSPSPHNSHNHHISSNNSIHASNEGLSMANSQGTEVLSGSATAVGLQSEPCLDGSNIPKTLTVHEAEQRSESPVTSICSRESIPHVDASGQQQTELPEAEMCPCPPVLHSSPKRSNYVDKVPAVDSPLETSQESSISSEGENDSSGVSAESASQDRKEESAEEADDCFSKDYTESDSSVSSQLEESKKEDDSVFLSPTKSRTTEDLFAMIHRSKRKVLGRKDSSELAARTRLSALSGNTPPPGSSVSSPVPAASPSSSPAVTPPAPHRASGPIYRNAKKSSTSNEEFKQLLLKKGSRSDSSYRMSAAEILKSPVTPKSPGDFLTESPRQSEEAPSPLQQLLLDQEQLSSPYPKANVESFSPRPFLASAASRQGRSRIPPPASSSRYSVRSRLYSTPMQAISEGETENSDGSPHDDRST
- the nhsa gene encoding Nance-Horan syndrome protein isoform X3: MPFAKRAVKPQLLCRYRSPSEVVVEQQQQQEEGLLFEDLVSISNVALSRTLRQLSDLAKHACSIFQELENDLASTNQRVRGLQGKITQLQQCCSELDPKQEAVPVSDLDVESKLTAHFRAPWRLQRNVLHHSTRPACVEELHRQANHSLWSLNQDHQRRERRVTISALPPMPISPSPLIEPTQDGRGKSLTTPERHFRDASTQLADAQAAPTDPDTDGVALGHRSKFPIPNIPSTLDKQTNWSRALPLPTPEERMKCNSQVIASCIIPINVTGVGFDRDASVRCSLVHSQSLLQRRRKLRRRRTVAGFPRQVQQDFDSDDSPGSRERTVIVHTTADITPSTEELTSHLTTRDSGCQTEDFLTSGVPSRRRLRVQRGQGVSLLLSHSAGNISCLPDTADPMFSSSVEARLRSRSLPRDSSRMMMILMDDERNDSDDEEELAPFDSEGFLPGRRERILKEEEESSDDRAVSERQLVGLKFAQLSESPERSWMERTGAQLPRKADMGSCEISSSSDTFSSPVHSVSAAGVLGSQMDHKDDHQSSSGNWSGSSSTCPSQTSETIPPAASPPLTGSSHCDSELSLNAATHTAEDQTSFLLDNYQGLRTQRAGSFSSAAMDILEEVGVSTPVEGEWDFPNAEPSSSQGFSPEPGREAESSLGCPSFTSMATCESSFSDKPPSEKADTVSYYSVDTEGYYTSMHFDCGLKGSKSFTYNYATPSSDCGLSDASGQLTLGRRCLSLRKSKAKPSPPKRSSSLRKICSEGHIPEKREPKIIGTYRHPASLSSKERRMQLALSGSQGLLENSSLGREPLEVWAMEGTSDLTDLGILSSKDAHSFKDNGIVQSDYADLWLLNDLKSSDPYRSLSNSSTATGTTVIECIKSQESSESQTSQSGSRATTPSLPSVESEFKLTSPEKLAGLASPSSGYSSQSETPTSSFPSTFFPGPLSPATGKRKPKVPERKSSLSSLSLQARSSRDVATSKKDLELPMIPPSHLDLSALHSPSNKGSAYGNQLPNLLQIKQKDVPTAKAVTSPNLESFTAHSLSITPSILQKVQLRSISKQPEDLHESKAALRLQCPSENSTSCQSRDLKSPSPHNSHNHHISSNNSIHASNEGLSMANSQGTEVLSGSATAVGLQSEPCLDGSNIPKTLTVHEAEQRSESPVTSICSRESIPHVDASGQQQTELPEAEMCPCPPVLHSSPKRSNYVDKVPAVDSPLETSQESSISSEGENDSSGVSAESASQDRKEESAEEADDCFSKDYTESDSSVSSQLEESKKEDDSVFLSPTKSRTTEDLFAMIHRSKRKVLGRKDSSELAARTRLSALSGNTPPPGSSVSSPVPAASPSSSPAVTPPAPHRASGPIYRNAKKSSTSNEEFKQLLLKKGSRSDSSYRMSAAEILKSPVTPKSPGDFLTESPRQSEEAPSPLQQLLLDQEQLSSPYPKANVESFSPRPFLASAASRQGRSRIPPPASSSRYSVRSRLYSTPMQAISEGETENSDGSPHDDRST
- the nhsa gene encoding Nance-Horan syndrome protein isoform X2: MPFAKRAVKPQLLCRYRSPSEVVVEQQQQQEEGLLFEDLVSISNVALSRTLRQLSDLAKHACSIFQELENDLASTNQRVRGLQGKITQLQQCCSELDPKQEAVPVSDLDVESKLTAHFRAPWRLQRNVLHHSTRPACVEELHRQANHSLWSLNQDHQRRERRVTISALPPMPISPSPLIEPTQDGRGKSLTTQPERHFRDASTQLADAQAAPTDPDTDGVALGHRSKFPIPNIPSTLDKQTNWSRALPLPTPEERMKCNSQVIASCIIPINVTGVGFDRDASVRCSLVHSQSLLQRRRKLRRRRTVAGFPRQVQQDFDSDDSPGSRERTVIVHTTADITPSTEELTSHLTTRDSGCQTEDFLTSGVPSRRRLRVQRGQGVSLLLSHSAGNISCLPDTADPMFSSSVEARLRSRSLPRDSSRMMMILMDDERNDSDDEEELAPFDSEGFLPGRRERILKEEEESSDDRAVSERQLVGLKFAQLSESPERSWMERTGAQLPRKADMGSCEISSSSDTFSSPVHSVSAAGVLGSQMDHKDDHQSSSGNWSGSSSTCPSQTSETIPPAASPPLTGSSHCDSELSLNAATHTAEDQTSFLLDNYQGLRTQRAGSFSSAAMDILEEVGVSTPVEGEWDFPNAEPSSSQGFSPEPGREAESSLGCPSFTSMATCESSFSDKPPSEKADTVSYYSVDTEGYYTSMHFDCGLKGSKSFTYNYATPSSDCGLSDASGQLTLGRRCLSLRKSKAKPSPPKRSSSLRKICSEGHIPEKREPKIIGTYRHPASLSSKERRMQLALSGSQGLLENSSLGREPLEVWAMEGTSDLTDLGILSSKDAHSFKDNGIVQSDYADLWLLNDLKSSDPYRSLSNSSTATGTTVIECIKSQESSESQTSQSGSRATTPSLPSVESEFKLTSPEKLAGLASPSSGYSSQSETPTSSFPSTFFPGPLSPATGKRKPKVPERKSSLSSLSLQARSSRDVATSKKDLELPMIPPSHLDLSALHSPSNKGSAYGNQLPNLLQIKQKDVPTAKAVTSPNLESFTAHSLSITPSILQKVQLRSISKQPEDLHESKAALRLQCPSENSTSCQSRDLKSPSPHNSHNHHISSNNSIHASNEGLSMANSQGTEVLSGSATAVGLQSEPCLDGSNIPKTLTVHEAEQRSESPVTSICSRESIPHVDASGQQQTELPEAEMCPCPPVLHSSPKRSNYVDKVPAVDSPLETSQESSISSEGENDSSGVSAESASQDRKEESAEEADDCFSKDYTESDSSVSSQLEESKKEDDSVFLSPTKSRTTEDLFAMIHRSKRKVLGRKDSSELAARTRLSALSGNTPPPGSSVSSPVPAASPSSSPAVTPPAPHRASGPIYRNAKKSSTSNEEFKQLLLKKGSRSDSSYRMSAAEILKSPVTPKSPGDFLTESPRQSEEAPSPLQQLLLDQEQLSSPYPKANVESFSPRPFLASAASRQGRSRIPPPASSSRYSVRSRLYSTPMQAISEGETENSDGSPHDDRST